A part of Dermacentor variabilis isolate Ectoservices chromosome 10, ASM5094787v1, whole genome shotgun sequence genomic DNA contains:
- the LOC142560020 gene encoding uncharacterized protein LOC142560020, which produces MEMRPQMEVFPPFKTLVTSLSLCSVVATAFFLGGLNQANVRFCMLSQASSLQSQCILCNQQKYNTALNGCLKQNSLPANISQEEAFCILAACIDSPRQTPITLGKRKRREGGTPAEDENVVDEQVAHLVMEDYELDDDGSL; this is translated from the exons ATGGAGATGCGGCCACAAATGGAG gtgTTTCCACCGTTCAAAACTCTTGTCACTTCATTATCCCTTTGTTCGGTGGTTGCGACAGCGTTTTTCCTCGGAGGATTGAATCAG GCAAACGTCAGGTTTTGTATGCTGTCTCAAGCGTCCTCGCTCCAG AGCCAATGCATTTTGTGCAACCAGCAGAAGTACAACACCGCT CTGAATGGCTGCCTAAAGCAG AACTCGCTGCCGGCTAATATCTCTCAAGAGGAAGCGTTCTGCATTCTCGCAGCATGCATCGAC AGTCCCCGGCAGACTCCGATAACCCTTGGCAAAAGGAAACGGCGTGAAGGCGGGACCCCGGCTGAAGACGAGAACGTGGTCGACGAGCAAGTCGCCCACTTGGTGATGGAAGACTACGAGCTCGACGATGACGGGAGCTTGTGA
- the LOC142560019 gene encoding carbohydrate sulfotransferase 11-like isoform X2 — protein sequence MFIVGPFVWLESSLPRFRTSIRWVYDSRSRASQPLVSDNTLKEYRTVKATSTQGPSHEVQDLTERVRRFCQHYTEQQNKRLEKMNETTAGALKFVYKTYKHLLYAVNPSNNRSVLYCSIPKVANTSLKTLLLSLNESHRGKYTDSTMHYYVYSAMGLPFMLYRNDVTVSDLANAFKVMFVRHPFERLVSFFEDKTRRTVPTGKYFYYKYWNDAMVRFRGAENVDTQKDLITFEEFVDLLLSIHPSKYDLHWQLYSDRCEPCLVPYDFVGTLEDVPVMYSALGVTNRSQLWVNKGPSDTRNVALSYFSRLPRSKVAALYGIYAVDFMMFGYSAEEYLNKVIGPTDAF from the exons ATGTTTATCGTGGGTCCCTTTGTGTGGCTCGAGAGCAGT CTCCCAAGATTTCGTACCTCCATCCGATGGGTCTACGATTCTCGATCTAGAGCAAGTCAGCCACTGGTCTCTGACAATACACTTAAGGAGTACAGAACTGTTAAAGCCACAAGCACACAAGGGCCAAGTCATGAAGTTCAAGATCTCACGGAACGCGTGCGCAGATTCTGTCAACATTATACCGAACAGCAGAACAAGAGGCTAGAGAAAATGAACGAGACGACAGCGGGCGCGTTGAAGTTCGTTTACAAAACCTACAAGCACCTGCTCTACGCGGTAAATCCGAGCAACAACCGCAGCGTGCTGTACTGCTCGATTCCCAAGGTTGCCAACACGAGCCTAAAGACTCTCCTGTTAAGCCTGAACGAGAGCCATAGGGGCAAATACACCGATTCAACCATGCATTACTACGTCTACTCAGCCATGGGCCTTCCGTTCATGTTATACAGGAACGATGTCACCGTTAGCGATCTGGCTAACGCATTCAAGGTCATGTTCGTCCGCCACCCTTTTGAGCGTCTCGTATCCTTCTTCGAAGACAAGACGAGgcgtactgtgccaacgggaaagtACTTCTACTACAAGTACTGGAACGACGCCATGGTTCGCTTCAGAGGGGCCGAGAACGTGGACACGCAGAAAGACCTGATCACGTTCGAAGAATTCGTCGATCTTCTTCTGAGCATCCACCCGTCCAAGTACGACTTGCACTGGCAGCTGTACAGTGATCGTTGCGAGCCGTGCCTCGTTCCTTACGATTTCGTGGGTACTTTGGAAGACGTGCCAGTAATGTACAGTGCGCTTGGAGTGACAAATCGTTCTCAGTTGTGGGTGAACAAGGGACCTAGTGACACTAGGAATGTAGCCCTATCATACTTTTCTCGACTGCCTAGGTCAAAAGTGGCGGCGCTGTACGGTATCTACGCTGTAGACTTCATGATGTTTGGTTATAGCGCGGAAGAGTACCTCAACAAGGTCATCGGCCCCACGGATGCATTCTAA
- the LOC142560019 gene encoding carbohydrate sulfotransferase 11-like isoform X1, with protein sequence MSGQSPSCERLTFTCLCVCGCLFVFTTVFVQLPRFRTSIRWVYDSRSRASQPLVSDNTLKEYRTVKATSTQGPSHEVQDLTERVRRFCQHYTEQQNKRLEKMNETTAGALKFVYKTYKHLLYAVNPSNNRSVLYCSIPKVANTSLKTLLLSLNESHRGKYTDSTMHYYVYSAMGLPFMLYRNDVTVSDLANAFKVMFVRHPFERLVSFFEDKTRRTVPTGKYFYYKYWNDAMVRFRGAENVDTQKDLITFEEFVDLLLSIHPSKYDLHWQLYSDRCEPCLVPYDFVGTLEDVPVMYSALGVTNRSQLWVNKGPSDTRNVALSYFSRLPRSKVAALYGIYAVDFMMFGYSAEEYLNKVIGPTDAF encoded by the exons ATGAGCGGACAGTCACCGAGCTGTGAGCGATTGACGTTCACGTGCTTGTGTGTTTGCGGATGTCTTTTCGTCTTCACGACCGTGTTTGTGCAG CTCCCAAGATTTCGTACCTCCATCCGATGGGTCTACGATTCTCGATCTAGAGCAAGTCAGCCACTGGTCTCTGACAATACACTTAAGGAGTACAGAACTGTTAAAGCCACAAGCACACAAGGGCCAAGTCATGAAGTTCAAGATCTCACGGAACGCGTGCGCAGATTCTGTCAACATTATACCGAACAGCAGAACAAGAGGCTAGAGAAAATGAACGAGACGACAGCGGGCGCGTTGAAGTTCGTTTACAAAACCTACAAGCACCTGCTCTACGCGGTAAATCCGAGCAACAACCGCAGCGTGCTGTACTGCTCGATTCCCAAGGTTGCCAACACGAGCCTAAAGACTCTCCTGTTAAGCCTGAACGAGAGCCATAGGGGCAAATACACCGATTCAACCATGCATTACTACGTCTACTCAGCCATGGGCCTTCCGTTCATGTTATACAGGAACGATGTCACCGTTAGCGATCTGGCTAACGCATTCAAGGTCATGTTCGTCCGCCACCCTTTTGAGCGTCTCGTATCCTTCTTCGAAGACAAGACGAGgcgtactgtgccaacgggaaagtACTTCTACTACAAGTACTGGAACGACGCCATGGTTCGCTTCAGAGGGGCCGAGAACGTGGACACGCAGAAAGACCTGATCACGTTCGAAGAATTCGTCGATCTTCTTCTGAGCATCCACCCGTCCAAGTACGACTTGCACTGGCAGCTGTACAGTGATCGTTGCGAGCCGTGCCTCGTTCCTTACGATTTCGTGGGTACTTTGGAAGACGTGCCAGTAATGTACAGTGCGCTTGGAGTGACAAATCGTTCTCAGTTGTGGGTGAACAAGGGACCTAGTGACACTAGGAATGTAGCCCTATCATACTTTTCTCGACTGCCTAGGTCAAAAGTGGCGGCGCTGTACGGTATCTACGCTGTAGACTTCATGATGTTTGGTTATAGCGCGGAAGAGTACCTCAACAAGGTCATCGGCCCCACGGATGCATTCTAA